CGACTGTGGAAAGCTTATCTCAGATCACAGTCACAACGTCCCTCCATGTCTCCCACTGACATATTCCTGTGGCATGATTTGTCTATCAAGTACGATTGCCGGTGGTGCCGTCACATATCGCAGTCACCGTATCTGTCAAACTGCTGACATTTTGCCTTGACACATTCCCCGGGAGGGCTAAAACTTTGCAATCCTCGATTGGGCCGCGGAATCTTTCGCAGTGCCAAgagatgccaagaaatgCCAAGCCAATAATAGTTGCATGGTTGCTGTAATGCCGCGGTACTTTTTTGTTAAATTTTGTGTCGAAAAATCGGCAAGGATGTGACACTTTGTTTGTATGTATTTTTTCCCTTATAGGATGATGTTATCTATCAATCTTACTGTTACAGTGGGCTGCTTCCTGTCTTTGACATAAACAGCACAACTGATAACAATCTTGTGGTCGCGTTTCGCTTCTATTTTGGAGAGTTCAGTGAGCGTTTGTAGATGGGCAATTGACAGATAGTctatcttgaaatctccCTGAGCTAGGTGTGGGAACCACATCTCAGAGATAACGTTTTTAACATCATTCGCACTTATGACATTTGGAGAGTCCTGGATCATCTGGCAGCCTCTTTGTAGCCCCTTATAGAGGTTTGACGCAATTGTTAAGGATTCTTGACACAAATACTTGTTTCTACTGCTGAGAGCCAATCCTTGAGAATCACGTTGGATGGGCATCATTTGCAGACGGGTATTGATGAACAGTTGACGAACCATCGTATCTAGGACGATAAACTGCTGAATATCCTTTTGACCAAAGTAGGCGACTGTTGGAGTAACGATGTTGAGAAGTTTAGCAACCACAGTGGCCACTCCACGGAAGAAATTAGGTCTTGTAGAGCCCTCCAGCATTTCGCTAACCCCCAAAACGGTGACGAAAGGCCCTCGCTGATCTTCAACGTTCAATGGGATGCCTTGTGGGTACATTTCGTTTGCATTGGGTGCAAACAGGAGATCAACGCCCAattgttccaaaagatcGATATCAGCTGGTAATGTACGAGGATATTGATCTAGATCCTCCGTAGGGGCGAATTGAG
This DNA window, taken from Torulaspora delbrueckii CBS 1146 chromosome 2, complete genome, encodes the following:
- the PAN6 gene encoding pantoate--beta-alanine ligase PAN6 (similar to Saccharomyces cerevisiae PAN6 (YIL145C); ancestral locus Anc_5.697), encoding MKVVHTIQEVREWRKECKGSTGFVPTMGCLHAGHGSLIKQSRLDNDYTAVSIFVNPSQFAPTEDLDQYPRTLPADIDLLEQLGVDLLFAPNANEMYPQGIPLNVEDQRGPFVTVLGVSEMLEGSTRPNFFRGVATVVAKLLNIVTPTVAYFGQKDIQQFIVLDTMVRQLFINTRLQMMPIQRDSQGLALSSRNKYLCQESLTIASNLYKGLQRGCQMIQDSPNVISANDVKNVISEMWFPHLAQGDFKIDYLSIAHLQTLTELSKIEAKRDHKIVISCAVYVKDRKQPTVTVRLIDNIIL